Proteins from a genomic interval of Megalopta genalis isolate 19385.01 unplaced genomic scaffold, iyMegGena1_principal scaffold0037, whole genome shotgun sequence:
- the mRF1 gene encoding mitochondrial translation release factor 1 isoform X1: MLHLRGLVFNTVNKIKTLESRVPLVPNLKIRLPSLCSDSFSSETKSLAADANVRKYLDHLVDAHQNGDVKNEVVREILGIRALPRLLENKLNIIESMKSLEDLVCDSAEMKKLAEEEEVLYEQQLQDVDNKILNVILEHLNDDSYENVILEIAPGVGGQEAMLFAKDLMNMYTGHLDYLGLEYSIIELDENDLGGIKKAVIAVTSSEGFNKLKYEGGVHRVQRVPETERSGRLHTSTATVIVLPEPKSIEIELDEKDLTIEAKRASGAGGQHVNTTNSAVRITHVPTGIVVNCQESRSQIQNKKVAVMKLRSLLYEQQSENQSTFISKLRRKQMGMKARNEKIRTYNYNQDRVTDHRISNGTIHSLKIFMKGGQLLEELEERLQKDMQWKMLLEIVQNLGGKSKM; this comes from the exons ATGCTTCACCTACGAGGACTTGTATTTAACACCGTTAATAAAATCAAGACTCTCGAATCCCGCGTTCCATTGGTGCCTAACCTCAAAATAAGACTGCCATCGCTGTGCAGCGATTCGTTCAGCTCCGAAACGAAATCGCTTGCGGCTGATGCGAACGTGAGAAAGTATTTGGATCACCTTGTGGACGCTCATCAAAATGGGGATGTAAAAAATGAGGTTGTCAGAGAAATTTTAGGAATACGAGCGTTGCCACGCTTGTTGGAAAATAAACTGAATATAATAGAGTCCATGAAGAGCTTGGAGGATCTTG TCTGCGATAGTGCGGAGATGAAGAAACTTGCCGAAGAGGAGGAAGTTTTGTACGAGCAACAGCTTCAAGATGTAGACAATAAAATATTGAACGTGATCTTGGAGCATCTGAACGACGATAGTTATGAAAATGTTATATTAGAAATTGCGCCAGGTGTAGGAGGGCAAGAGGCTATGCTGTTTGCCAAGGATCTGATGAACATGTATACGGGGCATTTGGATTACTTGGGATTGGAATACTCCATAATAGAACTGGACGAGAACGACTTAGGTGGTATAAAGAAAGCTGTTATAGCAGTGACAAGTTCCGAGGGGTTTAACAAATTGAAGTACGAGGGTGGAGTGCACAGGGTGCAAAGGGTACCGGAGACAGAAAGGTCGGGAAGGTTGCACACGAGTACAGCTACAGTGATCGTATTGCCGGAACCTAAGAGCATAGAAATTGAGCTGGATGAGAAAGATTTGACGATAGAAGCGAAAAGAGCGTCCGGTGCTGGTGGACAGCATGTGAACACCACAAACTCAGCGGTCAGGATAACCCATGTACCAACCGGCATAGTTGTAAACTGTCAAGAGAGTAGGTCTCAGATCCAAAATAAGAAGGTGGCTGTAATGAAACTGAGGAGCCTTTTGTACGAGCAACAGTCCGAGAACCAAAGCACGTTTATCAGTAAGTTGCGCAGAAAACAAATGGGTATGAAGGCCAGGAACGAGAAGATTAGGACGTACAATTACAATCAAGATCGTGTGACGGATCATAGAATATCAAACGGCACGATACACTCGTTGAAGATCTTCATGAAGGGCGGCCAATTGTTGGAGGAGCTCGAGGAAAGACTTCAGAAGGACATGCAGTGGAAGATGTTGCTGGAGATAGTGCAGAATCTGGGCGGTAAATCGAAAATGTAG
- the mRF1 gene encoding mitochondrial translation release factor 1 isoform X2, whose protein sequence is MLDPFFICDSAEMKKLAEEEEVLYEQQLQDVDNKILNVILEHLNDDSYENVILEIAPGVGGQEAMLFAKDLMNMYTGHLDYLGLEYSIIELDENDLGGIKKAVIAVTSSEGFNKLKYEGGVHRVQRVPETERSGRLHTSTATVIVLPEPKSIEIELDEKDLTIEAKRASGAGGQHVNTTNSAVRITHVPTGIVVNCQESRSQIQNKKVAVMKLRSLLYEQQSENQSTFISKLRRKQMGMKARNEKIRTYNYNQDRVTDHRISNGTIHSLKIFMKGGQLLEELEERLQKDMQWKMLLEIVQNLGGKSKM, encoded by the exons ATGCTGGACCCATTCTTCA TCTGCGATAGTGCGGAGATGAAGAAACTTGCCGAAGAGGAGGAAGTTTTGTACGAGCAACAGCTTCAAGATGTAGACAATAAAATATTGAACGTGATCTTGGAGCATCTGAACGACGATAGTTATGAAAATGTTATATTAGAAATTGCGCCAGGTGTAGGAGGGCAAGAGGCTATGCTGTTTGCCAAGGATCTGATGAACATGTATACGGGGCATTTGGATTACTTGGGATTGGAATACTCCATAATAGAACTGGACGAGAACGACTTAGGTGGTATAAAGAAAGCTGTTATAGCAGTGACAAGTTCCGAGGGGTTTAACAAATTGAAGTACGAGGGTGGAGTGCACAGGGTGCAAAGGGTACCGGAGACAGAAAGGTCGGGAAGGTTGCACACGAGTACAGCTACAGTGATCGTATTGCCGGAACCTAAGAGCATAGAAATTGAGCTGGATGAGAAAGATTTGACGATAGAAGCGAAAAGAGCGTCCGGTGCTGGTGGACAGCATGTGAACACCACAAACTCAGCGGTCAGGATAACCCATGTACCAACCGGCATAGTTGTAAACTGTCAAGAGAGTAGGTCTCAGATCCAAAATAAGAAGGTGGCTGTAATGAAACTGAGGAGCCTTTTGTACGAGCAACAGTCCGAGAACCAAAGCACGTTTATCAGTAAGTTGCGCAGAAAACAAATGGGTATGAAGGCCAGGAACGAGAAGATTAGGACGTACAATTACAATCAAGATCGTGTGACGGATCATAGAATATCAAACGGCACGATACACTCGTTGAAGATCTTCATGAAGGGCGGCCAATTGTTGGAGGAGCTCGAGGAAAGACTTCAGAAGGACATGCAGTGGAAGATGTTGCTGGAGATAGTGCAGAATCTGGGCGGTAAATCGAAAATGTAG